In one Oryza glaberrima chromosome 2, OglaRS2, whole genome shotgun sequence genomic region, the following are encoded:
- the LOC127761306 gene encoding plastid division protein PDV1, with protein MRWDAAEAEEVLERIWDLHDRLSDAILAVSRAHFLLPPPPPPPPPSQPSAPPAREGRNGYVFVKGVKGGGGGGGGGVGDGVGVGSAKAAAAEAMAEARSLHAIRTALEDLEEHLEFLHTVQSQQRAEQDAAIARLEQSRLVLAMRLAEHQGKKYRVIDEALAFVGEVGDKSRFISPEDVRATHNQSGEDVMDSGSNGSSIMGNVLSCSLSLAKNSFRVDKIGSALGNAAAFAVSMFAFLQLHQVAFGSKSPAMDYRRHSYHSGSSLQSGKGKQLEVYLARG; from the exons ATGAGATgggacgcggcggaggcggaggaggtgctGGAGCGGATCTGGGACCTCCACGACCGCCTCAGCGACGCCATCCTCGCCGTCTCCCGCGCGcacttcctcctcccgccgcctcctccgcctccgccgccgtctcagccgtcggcgccgcccgcgcgcgagGGGAGGAACGGGTACGTGTTCGTGAAGGGGGtgaaggggggaggaggaggaggaggaggcggggtggGGGATGGTGTGGGCGTGGGCTCGGcgaaggccgcggcggcggaggcgatggcggaggcgaggagcCTGCACGCCATACGGACGGCGCTCGAGGACCTCGAGGAGCACCTCGAGTTCCTTCAT ACCGTTCAATCACAACAGCGGGCAGAGCAGGATGCTGCAATTGCTAGATTGGAACAGAGCCGACTAGTCCTTGCCATGAGGCTAGCTGAACATCAGGGGAAGAAGTATAGAGTCATTGATGAGGCCTTGGCGTTTGTAGGCGAAGTTGGTGACAAGAGTCGATTCATCTCACCGGAAGATGTTCGTGCAACTCATAACCAGTCAGGGGAGGATGTAATGGACAGTGGGAGCAACGGTTCAAGTATTATGGGGAATGTGTTATCTTGTAGTCTATCTTTGGCCAAGAACTCATTTCGAGTGGACAAAATCGGTAGTGCTCTGGGTAACGCTGCAGCGTTTGCTGTAAGTATGTTTGCTTTCTTGCAGCTGCATCAAGTTGCCTTTGGAAGCAAATCTCCAGCAATGGATTACAGGAGGCACAGTTACCATTCTGGGAGCTCACTACAGAGTGGCAAAGGAAAGCAACTCGAAGTGTACCTAGCCAGAGGTTGA